Genomic window (Chelmon rostratus isolate fCheRos1 chromosome 15, fCheRos1.pri, whole genome shotgun sequence):
CACGCAGACATTAATATATTCTTCAGCACGATTCTTACCGTAGGCCAGACTGCGACCTTATTTCTCATACTGGACTCACTGGTGTCAATTTTATTCACTTGGACCTCAGCGTAGCACACACTATCGCCCAAGTGTGAGGAGTTGGGAGTTATCTGAAGGCAGGACGataaaaaaatgctgcaacaaGAGTGTAGATTACTGCAACAATTTTAACCCCTATTCATCTCACCGTTTCAGTTGCAAGGCTTTGGTTTGATGTGCAACACAGATCAGTAACGTTGTCCGGTTCTGGTTCTGGGAACAGAAACTTCCTCTGAACCAGAGGAGTACTGCTGAAGATGCTGGCTTTATCCTGCAGCAAGTTGCAGTTGCAATATAATGCTTTCACAAGTATCATTGTCAGATATATGAGATACAGTATACACTTCAGCAATGTTTTTATGCTGAACATGAGGTGGAAACCTACCTCTCCACACACTGTGAGCACAATCTTGCCATAAACTCCTCTCCTGCCTcgctctgctgcctctgtcagGAGCTCAGTGCTCCAGTCACCCTCCCAGGTCAGGCACCTGAGTTCAGAGTCTGTTTTAACAATTTAAGAcgtgtggggggggggtgtctaTGGAAAGAAGTTAATGCAATTTTTCTACACACCTTGTTTGAGCTGATAGGGTCCCAATTTTCTGAGCCGGTACGTCCGCACTGACCAGAACATCTACTGAGATTGTCATTTCACTGCGTTTCCATTCTCCAAGACCGAAGATGACCAGGTGTTTGGGAAGAGGAAGCGGGATGTGGACTTGAAAGGACGCTCGGTTGGATTTGCTGCGGACGCCGGACATGTTTGAAACGTTGTTTCAACGTGAAAACGGCTGTTTGTTCAGGTTTTCCAAAGAAGCCTACCTGATGAACTGGCGTGGAGCGTCGCGCAGGGACCACAGCACGTAAAAGTTCAGTCTCCCCATCTTGTTTCAGCGTCTCCTCGGCGAGAAGTCGGGAGGGAAAGCAGCCGGCAGAACTTCGGCGGAACCTCGAGCTCCGGTAAGcacttgtgattggctgactcGAGCTCGAGACCGTTGAGAAAAACGCACAGGTGAGACAGCGGTACAATTAAAGTCTTAATTACCAGGAAACGTGACATTGTTGAACACCTGCACTGTTTCACTAGATACTACTGAACAACTCTTTTGTAACAATGTCCTACACTTACACTCGAattcattaaaaagcaaaaagtatTTCTCTATCTCACATGTATCCTGGCCAATTAATGGCGTCTCTTATCTGTGTGGCAGGGGAGCCAATTGGAATAactaaaagtttatttttaccAACAGATCACTAAATCTTTCGTTTCTAGGGAACAAACAACTTTTATTTAGCAAAATGAGTgatatattaataaattaacTTTCTGTTGGCCGCATCCACTGATGTTAATTCACATCTATGGTCATTTTTGATGTTGTGGTTAATGGATGCCCGAaactgaattcatttattttaatttatttcattaattgattgttgctaaaggaaaaaaaccaacaaacttttagctttttaaaaccAAATGATTGGGTcgttaaagaaatagtttttttttaaaaaaactcacacttttaacattttttaagactaagataaaaaaacatttttttaatcagccccacagacacaacaaataacacacGCATATGATTTTACTGGCTGCACACGTGGAGATGATATATTCACAACTGAAtatgtgtggaaaaaaatgttgccatttGTAAGAAGATTTGTAAGAACATTAAACTGAATAAATGTAGTACTTGTGATTATAACTAAAACATATGGGAGTAGCATCACACTGTATAAGGACAATTTAAGAAAGTGTTTATCTTACTGCTTTAAAGAAATCCTGTAAAACATGAGTGACACTAGATGTAGCTGGATTCTGACTGGCCTTTGGGGagagctgaaaataaaaccGGGTTTCATCAGCACCTCCGTAACAATTACATCAATCCCCTAATGCCACAATTTAATAGAAGCACAGGGGACCATCCCAAAGCGTTTTCTAATCCTGGATCAGCAGTGAGACTGTTATGAAATGATGGCGTCTCAAGTGGAATGGCCACATTTGGTTTGCTGGCGACGCCACACACTAAATGACATGTTGCGACGTTTGCAAACATTTCCAAACTAATCAGTGTTCATGCGATCGATACGATTCCAACATGAATCTGAAAGAAAGTTAGACAATCTTCTCTTTATTGTTGAATATAAATTTCAGGAACAAATGTCATCATAACATATAGTAAAGGTACATTACAGCGAACATGGGAAGCAGTTACTTTACATTGTATACGGCATTAGCAGCCAAATCTGTGACATCTTTGGGAACATGCGCACAAGTGAGGTGTGGCAGAAGCACTGATTTGAGAAACAGGATGGAGCGAGGCTATTCAACAATACAAGCTGAGGAATGGatattcaaaaacaaacacaccgaCCTTTACTTACATAAACCTGCGCACAAAATACATTTCGATGAAACATTACAACTGCTCCCTACCTACGAAACAGCAAATTAAAGGGGGAGGAGAGGCAAATGTAAATATTGAATCTATATTACATAATAAGAGCTTTATGTGATAAGGGAtgacttttatttgtgtcataaAAAGCACACTTTGGAAAACTGTTACCACTTGCTTCAGTACATTCAACTTCTATCTTTTACCATCACGCCACTATGACAGTAGACAGCTCTGTGCACAGAAATGTGTATTACATATCACGTGATTCAATTtaacacagatttaaaaataaGTTACGCTACAAGCAGGAGGATAAATATaaggaacaacaacaaaggaaCATGATCATAGAAGGTGCACGcatgtgcgcgcgcgcgcacacacacacacacatacacatacacacaacaaaaaaacacccctCAGTTTCTTTAGAGCACTGTTGGCGAAACATGTATTCTGTGCAGGTGTTCCCTGATCACTGCTACCATAGAAATGTTACAGCTGAAGACAATATACGTTTTATGGCGGGCACTAGACCAAACAGCACAGTGCATACATGGGAACATGGCACATATGCAAGGCCTCCTCAAATATCTATCAGCAAGACACTGGAGTAAATGCTGCGTTCAAAACCATCTGAGCATATACGTAAATTCAACATGTGGGAACACAAGCCAATAGTGATAAAAAATAGATAGAATGCCTATATTTAACCTTTTATATTATAACTTCATCTTTTTTCCAAGTATGGAATCAAAAATAGTTCGTTCTTAAGAGCAGTATTCTTCAGTAAAGTGTACATTCATAAGCAATTAGTTGGCATCTCAGGCACTGTAATAAACTCTGTAGTAAAGAGTTTTGTTTCGCCATAGTGAGTAGGAGTTATCGAACTTCAGGAGGTAAGTGCCTTCACCTGGAAAATCGTGGCTCCCCCCGTTCACGGACAAGTGACTGTCCTGGCGGTATACAGGTAAGATTTCAGCCAAGTTTGAGTTGGTTTGAGTTTTGGAGCCCTTCTCAACATCTCCGTTACTGACGGGCCCTGCGACAGAAAGCACATAAACCACAAAGTCAACACACCGCCCGAGATCGCAGCTGgaggaaaacacataaaaacgCAATTATGGTGTGCTGCGTGGATACAGAATGACCCACACGTTCAAAATCCAGTGAAGAAAAGGTTTTAACAAGCCTAAGTGTGAGCTACAGCTAGGCCGTTTTAAATTGTGAATTTGCAAACACTAACTGaccttccagctcctcctcttcatcttcgtCATCACTTGACTCGCTGATGTGCACCGTGATGGACCGGCTCGTGACAGGAGTCCAGTCAAAGTAGATGCCAAAGCCGATGTCATAGCCGTCTGTGGCAAACTCCCAGCACACCTTTTTGGCCTCGGGGACAGTGGGCACGTGAACTGTCATGATGTCGCCTCGGTACACTGTCACCACACTGTCCTCCTCCGTTCGAAGCTTTGCCTTCAGCTCCTTCAGTGCAGCAGATGTCCATGTCGTTGGGGGTTTCAGGGGCGGCATCTGGGCTGCCATCGGGAGCAACAAAATGGTAATGTGTCCACAAAGAGCATAACAGCAACTCTGATCATTATTTAACTATCAAAGATATGCCTCATTAAATTGTAGATTAATGTTTATGGAGCCTGTGGTACActacaaacacatttgcaaCAGATTTATGAAACCTATGAATCCAAATCATAgataaaacaaagcagcagtcATAATGGCAAACTCAGCACATCACTCACCTTTTATCTCAGCGGAGAGCTGACAGCTCCCAGCACTGTTGttctcctcacctccttcccCAGGGGTCGGCTCAGCAGGGGCCTCCTGATTACCCTCagaatccacacacacacaagactgaTGTTATGGCTTACAAATGATGTTATATTGCACTTCCCTGTTTATtgccactcacacacagctcttgCAGCACACTTAAATATTTATTACCTCTGTATGTTGCCCTGAGTCCTCCTTGGTTTCAGCCATGTCAGCTTGGGTTTTGGATTGGGCGCAGCTCTGTGAAAGGTCTGTATTCTGGAGCCTGAGGAGCAGATCGTACAGCAGCAGAATAGACATCACAATATTTCAACAGTATAGACCATGAGGAGGAAAGAGCTATAGCCAGCAATATGTTTCCTTACAGCAGCTTTATAAGCAGCACTTTCTGCAACAACAGACTACCTGTCCAGCGGTCGGTTGTCGCACTGTTTGGATGTCAGTCCGGGGAACGACGAGAAGGACAGGGATGACAACCGCGACTGGAGCTCCGATGTAGCCTCTGATCTCTCCATGACTGTGAAGACAAGACTACACCTCAGTCTGCGTGGCTGGAAAAGATGGGACCCCGCCCCTTCCAAGCacagggaggaagggagggaaagatgACAACACTGAACCAGCCTCCCACCGCAGATAAGCTAACTAAACAATACACGTCCACGAGCTACGTTAACCACAGCGCACCCTGGTGAAGCCACTTTCATGTAATAGCCACAGAAGCGAAATGTATACCTATTTATCATGGGCTCTACTTAGCTTCATCTTAAACTGACATTAGCCTGCAGCTGGCtggctagctggttagctcGGGTTAGCAAGCGCTACCTAGCAAGCGGCGAAAGTGCAGCCGAAGCTGCGGGCACAAACTTATTTTACCACGGTGTAACGCTGGGTCTTCAAAACTTGACGCGACTTCACTTTGGTCCAAATCAGGCCATCGGGAAATACACCTCCATATCACTGCAGTCGTGTAACGGGTTTCCCCACggtgctgctgcggctgctggacaggaaaaaaacagacctgAATTTTTGACACTTCCGTGTTTTCTCGAGTGTTGCCGAAAATCTGCGAATCTGAAGCTTCGAGATCCTCCTCAAGACGTGATGCTTGCACTGCATCAGGGCAGGCGAAGAGTTCAAGAGAGCACTTCGACATTTAAAAATATGGTCCAAAAATAGTAATAGTATTATTCCTGCGTctgataaaatacaaacaaatgagacacaagtACTTAACtttaattaacatttctgtAACACTAATGTTatcttgttaatgttaatggtGTCTGCAGTGCACctattttgaattaaaaaaatgtatcacCTAAATAAATGTCCACATGTAatcaaaaaactaaaaaacctgagtgaaaaataaagttttaccaCATTTAACAGTATTTATAAGCAGATAGAAGCATTGTTTCTGAGAATGAAAATTTGTAAACTTGCATAAgtaatttaaaagaaattaacAATGTTAACAGCGAGCAGCATCTTTGTTTTGCTCCAAATGAACATTTACTTAAACTGATGTATGATTCACCTGAACACGGAAACTGATttgagaataaataaatgtgcattgTCTCTAACGTGTCTGCAGACCTCCTGAGCGCAGGCAGCAGCATGATATAATGCCAGATATATCAGATTATCTGCCACTTTCTGATATGACATCAATAAATGATGAGTGGAcacattcatgtattcatgaaaaatgtaatttataatGCATTTGCAGTATATTACAGAACACACCAACTGCTGCTGGCTTTTGTACATtgtgaaaatgattgtttttaacATATTAACCACACATAATGTATGAAAAACcactgatgaaatgaaaatacaccGTTGTTAATACACCGtatttaatttctcattttgaaaacaaaaatgtgcatcataacGAACACAAGCTCTGCTGGCCATcaagttttctctctctcaagtTTTACATTAGAGAGTGAGCGTCAGGTTTTGCTGGTGTCTCTAGCAGTGATTTGTATGCTGCAGAGATGCTCTGTTGCATAGATTTGCTGCTTGACAGAAAGCACAGCAGTGGTGTCTCCTTGGTCTGGGCATCAGGGAGTGAAATCCAGGGAAAAGGCCTTTGTGGAagcaaaaaagtcaaaacaaaacattttatataaGTGCTTTGTTTCTTACCCTCAAATCTTTTAACACTGCATTACAATGACAAGCAACTGCTTGatccatttacattttaatcttCGTTAACATCTATTCTTGATCTACACAGTGTTGCACTCACTCCTCTGTGAGAAGGGAAGATGCATAAGATGCACTGATGAAACTCTGTGTGTTTAATTCCTCACTGTGGGGCCATTTCTCCTTGAGGACACTGTTGATCAGAGAGAGAGCATCACCGGATCCCAGCCTGGCAGAGGTGCAGATGTTTAGCAGGCTGTACAACACTGCACACACCCAGTTCAGACCCAGAGAAATGCCACCTAAGGGTACGGAATATGGCTTAATTAATATAGAAAGTGTTGAATCAAGATTGAAGCCTCACTGCACCAGATTTCACAGGCTTTCCCTTACATCTTATATAACAAGTCAAGTTCAAACACAAGCTCTGAGAGAGAAGTTAAAACATGTCACACCGCTCATTGTGAGAGGACACGATGCCTCCATCAGCACAGGATCATTCAAAGCTGCGGTCGGACGAGCG
Coding sequences:
- the tmed8 gene encoding protein TMED8 isoform X2; this encodes MERSEATSELQSRLSSLSFSSFPGLTSKQCDNRPLDRLQNTDLSQSCAQSKTQADMAETKEDSGQHTEEAPAEPTPGEGGEENNSAGSCQLSAEIKAQMPPLKPPTTWTSAALKELKAKLRTEEDSVVTVYRGDIMTVHVPTVPEAKKVCWEFATDGYDIGFGIYFDWTPVTSRSITVHISESSDDEDEEEELEGPVSNGDVEKGSKTQTNSNLAEILPVYRQDSHLSVNGGSHDFPGEGTYLLKFDNSYSLWRNKTLYYRVYYSA
- the tmed8 gene encoding protein TMED8 isoform X1 — its product is MERSEATSELQSRLSSLSFSSFPGLTSKQCDNRPLDRLQNTDLSQSCAQSKTQADMAETKEDSGQHTEGNQEAPAEPTPGEGGEENNSAGSCQLSAEIKAQMPPLKPPTTWTSAALKELKAKLRTEEDSVVTVYRGDIMTVHVPTVPEAKKVCWEFATDGYDIGFGIYFDWTPVTSRSITVHISESSDDEDEEEELEGPVSNGDVEKGSKTQTNSNLAEILPVYRQDSHLSVNGGSHDFPGEGTYLLKFDNSYSLWRNKTLYYRVYYSA